In Balaenoptera ricei isolate mBalRic1 chromosome 4, mBalRic1.hap2, whole genome shotgun sequence, the following are encoded in one genomic region:
- the CSNKA2IP gene encoding LOW QUALITY PROTEIN: casein kinase II subunit alpha'-interacting protein (The sequence of the model RefSeq protein was modified relative to this genomic sequence to represent the inferred CDS: inserted 1 base in 1 codon) has product MVPLAYYDQQFVPLECSYQLATTSSLTHQHTDENQKQPNNQSVARVQSHSNNPAVHPLNSNQKVQRCSILPSAKSQDTISRDLYNRVLKSPLSHSKCQATPSLHLHQRTPLWPNKKGLSSPLSHAKPQITSSLDLTKTSSPEPNQTAWSSQLPFPNPQNTSSLDLCWISPSLKSNQRVSSSSLYALKHQETPSPDYLWTLSSLGPNQRAFSSALPQSKPQXTSSLDSLWTSLLECNQRCLSSPSLNSTPQIHDLLQISPSLEPSQMTLSSSLPDSRPQTTPVLSSNASVLRLTLSKSKEKKSPLPHSVHQSKSLPLFQPKTLDRNFRTLSSPVCHSKFQNTTSLSDKHKVTDLPSPHPKPNISGPSLLSSKHCIRNIAALTLGSRLQSKSSFGLYEKTEPNKEIPWTLGYIHPCIIKGGTVPDDVVNKIVNSLSKTRIQRDLRRQILFRRMRGMANPHPGPHLSSSYMVCLACASCIKSQCYHLTGRKDPRAATLFVSPTPETTPGGEIEVKLVFILSLPETSFSFPVKENHPDEVPEENLEGMGKISKFFPTSEPDITQEANVKKTWLTVAPENQAVSQQPKAIDWLLYVKKSNNPRLQSVLPSSSSSTSSSSSSSSSSSSSTTPPLPPPPLKESTTSTLSGYVSTKVLTYHRLPPGVSWLEFIYSKNHQPLPGKPCPSQSPSPKTRPMRNSTTVKRRKGPKILFKIFQTKVQNERNLD; this is encoded by the exons ATGGTGCCACTAGCATACTATGATCAACAGTTTGTGCCATTAGAATGCTCTTACCAACTGGCCACAACCAGCTCATTAACACATCAACACACAGATGAAAACCAAAAGCAGCCCAATAACCAATCTGTGGCCAGAGTACAATCCCATAGTAATAACCCTGCAGTGCATCCCCTAAACTCTAACCAGAAGGTACAGAGATGCTCAATATTGCCCTCTGCCAAGTCTCAGGACACAATTTCACGGGACCTCTATAACAGGGTTCTGAAATCACCATTATCTCACTCCAAATGTCAGGCCACACCTTCACTACAcctccaccagagaactcccttgTGGCCTAATAAGAAAGGCTTGAGCTCACCGTTGTCCCACGCCAAACCTCAGATCACATCTTCACTTGACCTCACCAAGACATCATCGCCAGAGCCCAATCAAACAGCCTGGAGCTCACAATTACCCTTTCCCAATCCTCAGAATACATCTTCCCTAGACCTTTGCTGGATATCACCTTCACTGAAGTCTAATCAAAGAGTGTCAAGTTCATCATTATATGCCCTCAAACATCAAGAAACTCCTTCCCCAGACTACCTATGGACATTGTCGTCTTTGGGACCTAATCAAAGAGCCTTTAGCTCAGCGTTACCCCAGTCCAAGCCTC AAACCTCTTCATTGGATAGCCTTTGGACCTCTTTGTTAGAGTGCAATCAAAGATGTTTGAGCTCACCATCACTCAACTCTACACCTCAAATACATGACTTGCTTCAGATATCACCTTCTTTGGAGCCCAGTCAGATGACTCTGAGCTCATCGTTACCTGATTCCAGACCCCAGACAACACCTGTATTGAGCTCTAATGCCAGTGTTCTGAGATTGACGTTGTCCaagtcaaaagaaaagaaatcacctTTACCACATTCTGTGCATCAGTCAAAGAGTTTGCCATTGTTCCAGCCCAAAACACTTGATCGTAACTTCAGGACCCTGAGTTCACCAGTGTGTCACTCAAAATTTCAGAACACCACTTCACTAAGTGACAAACACAAGGTCACAGATCTTCCCTCACCCCATCCCAAACCAAATATCTCAGGTCCATCATTATTAAGCTCCAAACACTGCATCAGGAACATAGCTGCTTTAACATTGGGCTCCAGACTCCAGAGTAAAAGCAGTTTTGGTCTTTATGAAAAGACAGAACCAAATAAGGAAATTCCATGGACTTTAGGTTATATTCATCCCTGCATTATCAAAGGTGGAACAGTCCCTGATGATGTTGTAAATAAAATTGTCAATTCTCTCTCCAAGACCAGAATCCAGAGGGATCTCCGTAGGCAGATTCTCTTTCGAAGGATGAGGGGAATGGCGAATCCTCATCCTGGTCCCCACCTTTCATCAAGTTATATGGTTTGTTTAGCTTGTGCTTCTTGCATAAAATCTCAGTGTTACCATCTTACAGGAAGGAAAGACCCTCGTGCTGCAACACTATTTGTCAGCCCAACACCTGAGACCACTCCTGGGGGAGAAATAGAGGTGAAACTAGTTTTTATCCTTTCCCTACCAGAGACTTCTTTTTCATTCCCTGTGAAAGAAAATCATCCTGATGAAGTCCCTGAAGAAAACCTTGAAGGAATGGGGAAGATATCAAAATTTTTCCCTACATCTGAACCTGATATCACCCAGGAGGCTAATGTGAAGAAAACATGGCTGACAGTAGCCCCTGAAAACCAAGCTGTAAGCCAACAGCCCAAGGCTATAGACTGGCTGCTCTATGTTAAGAAAAGTAATAACCCTCGGTTGCAGTCCGtactcccctcctcttcctcctccacatCTTCCTCCTCAtcgtcctcttcttcctcttcctcttccactaCACCCCCTTTACCCCCTCCTCCTCTGAAAGAGTCTACCACATCTACCCTCTCAGGCTATGTGTCCACTAAGGTACTTACTTACCACCGGCTGCCTCCAGGGGTCTCCTGGCTTGAGTTTATATATAGTAAAAATCACCAGCCACTTCCTGGAAAACCATGTCCAAGTCAATCACCATCTCCCAAAACGAGGCCTATGAGGAATAGCACCACAGTAAAAAGGAGAAAGGGGCCAAAGATACTGTTCAAAATTTTCCAGACAAAGGTTCAAAATGAGAGAAATCTTGATTAA